The proteins below are encoded in one region of Hordeum vulgare subsp. vulgare chromosome 3H, MorexV3_pseudomolecules_assembly, whole genome shotgun sequence:
- the LOC123440637 gene encoding 2'-deoxymugineic-acid 2'-dioxygenase-like, with protein MELLSDCPAHTSVPDKYVLPPEKRPSVLDDGPSSHVVPPVIDLHGAAVSDGRRRHLIAAEIIKASKEFGIFQVVNHGVSEDVVQGFREAAAGFFAMPAAEKLPYRSDDLSKHFRVSSSTPYDRNGDRYWLDYLKITCHPVTDEHVREWPDKPGSFRGALAEYSAAVHELAQTLLRLIAEGLGLDDGFFAGDLSSGNTQMNVNYYPPCPDPSLTLGLLPHCDRHLITVLSQGDVAGLQARHGGRWLLVRPVPGAFVVNLGHQMEIITNGLLASVEHRAVTKADAARLSVVTLVMPKMECRIGPAPEMVNESTGPARFREFEFSEFIKAYSAAAASREDVLDYFRIHSTASSGSAAP; from the exons ATGGAGTTGCTGTCAGATTGCCCGGCGCACACCTCCGTGCCGGACAAGTACGTGTTGCCCCCGGAGAAGCGCCCCTCCGTCCTCGACGACGGGCCCAGCTCCCATGTCGTCCCACCGGTCATCGACCTCCACGGTGCCGCCGTTTCCGACGGCCGTCGGCGCCACCTGATCGCCGCCGAGATCATCAAGGCCTCCAAGGAGTTCGGCATCTTCCAG GTGGTGAACCACGGCGTGTCGGAGGACGTGGTGCAGGGGttccgcgaggcggcggcggggttctTCGCGATGCCGGCGGCGGAGAAGCTGCCGTACCGGTCCGACGACCTGAGCAAGCACTTCCGCGTGTCCTCCAGCACCCCCTACGACCGGAACGGGGACCGCTACTGGCTCGACTACCTCAAGATCACCTGCCACCCCGTCACCGACGAGCACGTCCGGGAGTGGCCGGACAAGCCGGGAAGCTTCAGGGGCGCCCTCGCTGAGTACTCCGCCGCGGTGCACGAGCTGGCACAGACGCTGCTCCGGCTCATCGCGGAGGGGCTCGGCCTCGACGACGGATTCTTTGCCGGCGACCTCAGCAGCGGCAACACCCAGATGAACGTCAACTACTACCCGCCGTGCCCGGACCCGAGCCTGACGCTGGGCCTCCTCCCGCACTGCGACCGGCACCTCATCACCGTGCTCTCCCAGGGCGACGTCGCCGGGCTGCAGGCGAGGCACGGCGGGCGGTGGCTCCTGGTCCGCCCCGTCCCCGGCGCCTTCGTCGTCAACCTGGGCCACCAGATGGAGATCATCACCAACGGGCTCCTGGCCAGCGTGGAACACCGCGCCGTCACGAAGGCCGACGCGGCGAGGCTGTCGGTGGTGACCCTCGTCATGCCCAAGATGGAGTGCCGCATCGGGCCGGCCCCGGAGATGGTGAACGAGTCGACGGGACCCGCGAGGTTCAGGGAGTTCGAGTTCAGCGAGTTCATCAAGGCATACAGCGCCGCCGCTGCCAGCAGAGAGGACGTGCTCGACTACTTCAGGATCCACTCCACTGCTAGCTCGGGGTCAGCGGCTCCATGA